Part of the Nicotiana sylvestris chromosome 2, ASM39365v2, whole genome shotgun sequence genome, gacccttgcttcaatgtttgaagacgttgttgtagctctctttgaaagtgtgatggcacgaatctcttcctcatcaccctcttcatctcagcccaagtagcaactggtgcttgtccttcttgcaatctgtccctagcaagctttttccaccaaatagcagcatagtcagaaaactcaacaacagcaagtttaactttcttaccctcagagtagttatgacaatcaaagatggcttcaacctttctctcccaatcaaggtacaagtctgggtcccttgctcccttgaatgatggcatcttcatctttatactacttatattatcatcttctactctacctctttgtcccctcctatctcttcccaccctatcaaaatcaatatcattaaaatcatctatagggttttcttgatttacaatgggagcatggggtacatttctcctagcttggggtctaacattattttccctcctaagttcagctattgtatcattttgatcagcaatggtatccctcatctcttggagttgcaaattcaacctttcaaattgttgatgcatagcttgcaaggtaaaattatttcttgctttgatttcagcttcttggagaacccttcgttcatcatcactacctgtacgcgacatctttaaaaaaaaagtgtAAACTGTATCACAAAACTTagcactctttttttttctcggaataacatttgaacaaaatactttgtagatttataattaaacccaactcgtatgaaattcttagtagtaaaattcagatttttggggaactaatgaaagaaaaaccaaatcctagaactattaggctcggttgaaacatgacgcgaacaaaaaggaaaggattatatgtttagattagaaagagtaagaaaatctaggatcccctcttcttgtttcctttgttaatttttggtaacaaattagataaaaaagaaatatcccggagagcacgcaattctattttttgttctaaaaactgattttcgttttttttaatttttcttttcttttcttttctttgctcttagtattcaagaaattccaagacttaccaagaacgaaatcttgataaaaaccgctctgataccacttgataacaactaggtcgggaatccaaattagagtaagaatttgagaagtaaatgcggaagcaataacaacaaggaattgaacaactagaattaaagagacgaaaataaaggatatgggacgaattcaaggaaagaattccaagaacttccaagaacgtaagttctatagccttgacaagatcaaagtaacaacgtcttgatttatggaagaaatcaaacgcctttacttaaaaagcaaatcaaaacaatagattcggatcttgaccactttacgagtaacttgagacaacaattaataactagtattaatcgccttctaagaataccacaaaggaatcaaagatatcataaaagagaagtaatcttactaccttgaactaagaactagtaaaggttgaaagataaatctcaaagcacaagtaacaaaggttcaaaagaactctcaaagtatgatatacttaatcaataaatgttgtgtcttatgaatgagaagaactccttatttataggagttaaaagcacttaaaataatgtagggggttgctaaaaagtcatctaaattaggtagggggctgctaggggtcacaatagccatcaaacttaggtaggtggctcctaaggggtaacaaaagccatcaaaattaagtggggggcggccaaatccttttggggcagatttgggccttaaaactattagtttgggccattggtttggactccaattgggctccttttgaaacacccccttttggacctcttttaaggtcattttgagccttattggtggacttcaagggctgatttggtaacccaatcttcctcctcttggacttcaatttggactaccaaataattgtaaaacttggacaattcatctcctttgggcttgagctcttcctctacaattaaaagcttctttatttgccattgaagtctagcaaccttagcttgcaactctttagcttgagatcttgtaaatggccttggagcttccaaaactctatcatctctatcattgtccttaactatatccttgttcttgatgctatcaggagcaaatgagtattatagatgcttgtcattcctctccctatggtggtcatcatggtggggcgaggacagcttcaaaagtgcttagttgtggtttttattggccGACATTGTACAAGGATgtaagtgaacttgtgaagaaaTGTGATGAGTATCAAAAAgcaggtggaatttcaaagaaggatgagatgcctctcaccaccattcttgaggttgacatatttgatgtgtgggaattgatttcatgggccccaTTTGTAAGCTCTTGTGGCAACACGTACATTCTTGTGGTCGTAGATTATGTTTCAAAGTGAGTTgaggccgtggctttacccaacaacgaggcccggagtgttgtggcttttatcaagaagagtatctttactcgatttggcactcctagagcaatcattagtgatggagggtctcatttttgcaataacgcatttgacactttgctttcaaagtatggtatCAATCAAAAAGTTTCTACCCCTtaccatcctcaagctagtgggcaagttgaggtctccaacatggaaatcaaaagcatattgtcaaatacggtcaatgcaaataggatctattggtcaaagaaattggatgatgctttgtggacttataggactgcttacaagactctgattggtatgtctccgtactggttggtgtttgggaaagcttgccatctatcGGTTGAGtaagagcacaaggccatgtgagcTTTGAGGaggttaaatcttgaatgggatgtggtagcaaatcttcgggtggagcagcttaatgagcttgatgagttccgatttcatgcctactccagttcgtccttgtataagtacaagatgaagtaccttcatgacaagtatgctcgtggcaaggagtttaaagtgggtgatttggttctcttgttcaattcccggttacgactattttcgggaaagcttaaatcaaaatggagtggaccttttaaggtggtgcttgtgactccgtttggtgctcttgatttgaaaaacaaaaatggtgagatCTTCAAAGTTAATGGGCACATAGTCAAAcactatcttggcaagtttgatgacagccacgtggtggcactgatccatctcaagtgattgatgggaacctgcatcgtgccgcgacgttaaatcaggtgcttattgggaggcaacccatgtgtttttctttttgttattcctttgattttcttcttagtgtaggatttgcttttgaactaactggttgtgagatatgTATAGGgatgtttgatgcagtgcaggactaaTCTAGAAAAATTtggcactctctgaagtttggacgGCCGTCGCACTTGATTTTTCGCAATCGCGATGGCCTTACCGCAGAGGCAGAAATTGATTGCGGTCAGCGGTGCTTAAAAGTCCAAAATGGAGGTTCTTTGATGTTCCAACCGCTGCTGCGGTGCATTTTTCATGGTCAGCGATGCCTTACCGCTGTTGCGGAGCATTTTTCGCGGTTCGCGATGGTCTGAAAGCAACAACTCTTCTAAATTTCACAACCATGGTCCGCGGTGCATTTACTGCGGCCACGGAAGGTAAGAATGTGTGGGTCCCAAGGCCTGTCTATAAATAGAACCTCAGGGcccccttttacacttttcgctCTTTGCATTCTCAAACATCATAAATTACTGTTCACTCACGCCCTAGCTTGCACAAACACAAGAACTGAGCTGCATTTGTTTCGCATTTCACATCTGCTAATTCCAATCAACCCTTAGTCTTTCATTttgttcttattttcttttaaattgatagttattacttcttctttttttctttatttcaatTTTGACTTAGGGTTCCACAGTGTTAATTAGATTAGGTTTCAATTAGTTATAAATGGTTATTAACTACCTAGTGGGATTGATAATGTGTTGATTAATgctaaaatgcatgaaaaattaGAAACACTAGGTGTTGAGCCCTAATTTGACCTCCGCGGTCATCTTTGTTTTGTGAGATTATTAAGTCCTGATAACCGCGGTCAATGGTGGCATTTTTCGCTGACAGCGATTCCTTACCGTGGATGCGCTCCTTTTTCCGCGGTCCGTGATGCAACTGAATCAGAGAGTGAGTAGTCTGAATCCCACACCTCCACAACGGCGGTTGATTTCTCGCAATCCGCAGTGCAGCCTTCGCGGCCACGATCCTTTTTTCACGGTCCGCGGTCTGCTATTTTGTATTGCACTGTCAACTGCTTTTCTGCACTGCATCTTCTAGTCTTTGCACTAACAAGTTCCAACTAATTgtacttgcagacaatggttaaatctagAGGAGGTGGTGCCAAACAAAAGGGTAGAGCAGAGTCCTCTCGGGGTAGGGGACGAGGCATGATTAAATTGACCCCAGCAGTTCGGAAAGCAATTGGGGAAACTAGGAAAACCATAAAAGCTGCAGATAGAGTTGCTTCCCATTCTGAGGGAAGTGACTACTTGCCCTCCTGGGAGGCATCAGAGTTTGATTCAGTGCCAGAATATGTTCCAGACTTCCCGGGGAGACTTAGGTTGAGAGATGAACCGGGGGTGTGGAAAGAACTAGAAGCCCTGAGGTGTGGAAAAAGCAGTTTGTTAGTGAGCTGTCTTATCACAAGTTACGGGAGTGGTGGCCTCTAAGGTAGCTTATTCATGAGCGCCAGTTCATAGAGAGGGATCTCCTACCGTACAACCCCAATGTGAAACAACAATTCAATGAACGAGTGGGGTGGGATTACTTCACCAGCAGGGTGTCAGAGGCAAACAGGCACTTAGTCAAAGAGTTTTACGTCAATGCTTCTCACATCAAGAAGGATACCAAAGTGACTAAAGTGCGGAACttgaaagtgaagtttgatgggAAGACAATAAATGAATACCTAGGCTTtaatgaggaagatgaagcattgtaCTTGGAGAAGGTGGCACTTGATGAGGCAGCCCGTCCGTGGTTGGCATCATATCTAACTCTCCCAGGCACCACCCTAGAATAGTTGACAACAGGGGTTTCTATCTTGAGGAAAACCCTAAACTTTGAGGCAAAGGGGTGGGAGACTTTTGTATGCAGTAGGctggaccccactacccatgaaaaCACCATGCCGGTCTCCCAGACGATATTAGTGGCAGCTATTATAGCGGGGTTCCCGATCAATATCGGGAATGTCACGTCTAGGGTGATCACCAGGGTGGTCAATGAGGGTGACAAATCATACCCCTTCCCGAACTTCCTTACAATGTATTCTGAGGATCAAGAGGTGGAGAAAAGAAAATTTGACATAAAGGTGAAACCCAAGATGCCCTTTTCATGGTACAGCCTCAAGGTTGAGGACAACCCCAAAGCCAAAGAATCCAAGGTCAAAGCCactacttctactggccagtctaaAGAGCCAGTAGAAGTAGTCACTTCTTCTCAACCTCCCACTGCCATACCAGAGCCTACCTCCAGACCATCTATTTCCACCCCTCCAAATATCCCAGCCTCCTCAGCATACCCATTGACTGCCTACAGATTGAACCAAACACTCTCCAGTATCAACAGCTGGATGTAGGCAGCAACTTCTAAGCTATCTATGCTATCTAGTTCCGTGGCAGCCAAGTCAGTGCCCCCATAGCCATAAGTGCCAGCTTTGGTAGAGGAGACTCTAAAGGAGCTTCAGACAACTAGAAGAAGCTCTTTGATAACCAAAAGCTGAACAATGGAAAACACTTAAGGAGCTGAGCAAATACACAAAGAAGCTGAATAAGACGTGGGCTTCGAAGGAGTCAGTTAAGGAATTTAGGGGagaagtggagaagatgaagacaaCTGACCATTTGCATTTGGAGGTACTATTGCATGATCAGCCTCCAGCAGCTCAGATAGAGCAGGTTCCAGAGAACGAGATTGAGAGAGCTCCAAAGAGGAGGAGGATGATCCCCCAGGTGGATGATCTTGAGATTGAGTTGGAGGAAACTGAGGGTGTTGCTTCTGGCCAGCCACAGGCCCCCGGGACAGATGATTCAGGTGCCCAGCCACAGGATCCCGTGCTATCAAAGGACCCCACTCAGTCAAAGGAGCCCATACTACCACAGGACCCCATGCAGACGGAGGatccatagggagttttcttcactCTCTATCTTTTTTTGAGCTTATTTTtagttagttagcattgaggacaatgctagctttcatttgagggggtgacCCTACTTTTATTTTTGATTTGGTAGTTGGATTGTAATTatgacactattttctttctttatgcttatttttcacttttggtatgtatataactttaccttttattttactttttgttATTGTTCTATCTTGGTCTATATAAAAATTACTCTCATGTATATATCTATTCCTTCTTATGCATATTCATCTAAACCCCCTTGTACATGTTCAGTTTAATTTCCACATTTTACTTCATATCTTCTTTTGCAAGTTTCCTTAATAgtgtagcttcttatttcatttaatagcttctttttttggttcgtagcttcttatttttcaagtttcaatgatcaataagcctttggttttcttaatgccacgattctttccaaaggtggagtttctgtgaactgggtggctcttcccgatgatggatggcatgacaaccttcttaagggtttgtttctgtttttctttttgtttttatgtAAATAGTAGTTAGTAAGCAATGGTGCCTCAGGCAaatcttcacttgggcctaacacatttacctttgaccttatggttaaaaataaattgtgtgtataagatggtgatagttgtgaccttaagactcttgtgttggctaaacaatcatcgagtggtttatcagaaccatttgtgttgctcaaatcttagctaaggttgtgggCCCATGACTCtatttctttagcaatcctatagcttgtgtggtgaggtattgatttacaagtccaagtcccgtgccaatgagtctagaacttgccctgaatgtttgtctaggcaaaatcctaagtgaagcTCGACTTGaaaagtgattataggctctctttgatcccaattgagacttgaaaacatccatagctTACCAAAGAtttccctagtcaaccccgttgagccatagcccttatactttcaataaccatgatacaagcatTTATCCGTTCTGAAATGACCCTATCTTGGTAccctatctttccttagcacaaggcaaaagcataagtttgggggagagacatggaatgcaaaagtgataaaaggtacaaaatgaagaaaagaaaagacaaaaagttgatgggttttcaatgtcttcgccttatgtttcttatgtttcttatgtttgatgatctaacaaacttactattaagAACCGGATAGGGAACCTGATTCActtggtacacatttcaaatgaaCGAAGTTCAACACGAACTCCAGCTAATGAACTGCTACAAAGAGGAACACgacagggacctgatcccttggtgttctctaatagaagtacaagtcaacttaTACAACTGGAAAGCAACTGGAGAAAGTGACTTCTTGCAACTGTAAATGCAatagtgcagcagtcacttcccattggaAAGAGgcgtgtaccaagaattgacatcatccTTGTAATGTCTTTGATAGTATAACAACATGGTGCAAGGCACACAATATTCACTTGAGAATTTAGTGATTTCTCTCAAGCATTAAAGTATTGATCCAGCATTGAAGTCacaagtgtgtcaagaacaagaaggcaactccactaaaggatcacattcacaatgagtctatgtgtatccgtagttgagttgtaatattgttatttgttcttcattataACTCCTATCTTTCTTTCTTAGAAGttgtgttttaggaaacccaaaatcacaaaccttctgagtttgtgttgtgactagagttagtcataagttaaagtctttgtaactagtgagtgacaaagtggcttgtggtaagtgtatcacgagttagttgagttgaactctttgtaatagagtcattacaaagtggcttgtaatagtgtgattgcaagttagtgaagttgaaagcctacaagtgtaggccGTGGTTTTTGCCTCCTTGAGTgagattttccacgtaaaaatcccgtgTCTCTTTTACTTACTTCTTCATTAGTATTCttagtggaaactcatagaggaccaggtactctatagtttggtggactcatataaactaagaattggtatcagagcaggttctttctaaaaggttaacacctagataAGATCTTAATGGCTGCTCCAcccaactttgaggaaggacaatcaacctacagaTCTCCTAGATTGAATGGTCAGTACTACGGCTGGTGGAAGACTCGTATGCATGATTTTATAACAGTTGAAGACTCAAAACTATGGGACATCATCTATGATGGTCCACATATTTCTATGAATAAGCTTGGAGAAACTAGACCAATGGTGCCGAAAGACAGAAAACGGTACAGTGATATTGACAGAAAAGccgtagaaaagaactatcgtgccaagaaaatcttggtatgtggtataggacctgatgagtacaacagagtcTCAACTTGTGATTCTagcaaagaaatatgggaagcattGCAAACCGCACACGAAGGAAGTACTTAGGTTAAACagtccaagattgacatgctcaccactgagtatgagctcttcaggatgaaggatgatgagtctatacaagatatgcacactagattcacctccatcataaatgagcttcattcacttggagatgttattcccagaaacaagcttgtaaggaaaattctCAGTGTTCTACCAGGTTCTTGAGAGAGTAAGGTGaatgccatcactgaagctaaagatctacaaactctaaccatggatgagctaattggtaatctgaagacatacgagatgaaaagaaagaaagacagtgaaaggagagagccaaagaaggaaaagaacttgGTGCTCAAGGCTAAAAATAGTGACTCAAGTGAAgaagatagtgacatggcctatcttactaaaaagtttcaaaagatggtttgaagaaatggtggtataccaaagagGGGCAGTTCAAGTAAGGCAAGGAACAATGATCTCTATCACAAGTACGGAaagccagggcatttcatcaaagactgttCACTTCTGAAATATGAGCAATACAAAAAAAAACCTGATAAGGAGTTGACAACATTGTGAAGCAGgctcttgctgcttggggagactcctctagtgaatcagaaagggaaccagatgcagaaaacaactccatgatggcagtggaaactgaagcTACAAAATATGACTCACTGTTTCCGCTGATGGCTCAGTCTGACGATGATGAAGAGGATGaaaatgatgaggtaaatttcagggatgttcagagaaatctgaaatcctattcttctaagaagttaaggtcattagcaaatgttctaattgatgCATATTATAGCCTTATTAATGATAAGGAGATCTTGACCATAGAGCTAGGAGATgttgaacaatctagagatgatctggtggtctgtgtagtggatctaaatgagaccatagctaatcttgaaaaagaaaaggaagttttgaatgaaaaaataaatGGTGTAGAAATGAGAGAGAGATGACCTGATAGTAGTGGTTGTTGATTTGAAGAAAACCATAGAAGGATTTAGCAATGAAAAGCACACTCTAGAAGAGAAAATTGCAGCTACTGAGCAAGAGAGTGATGACTTTTTAGTGATAATCACTGACCTACAGGAAACTATTGAGGGACTCAAATCAGAACTTAGGCCTGCAAGTATTGAGAAAGGGAAAGAAGTAGCTAGTGAGTCACACATCAAGCTTGAAAAGGAATTGAATGATATTAAAACTAGTATATGtggtgaacttgagaaaaataggCAGCTTCAAGCTGAactaaagaaagtaaaaattgatcttgagaaatctctcaagtggacctggtcctcaaaTGCTGTTACTACCGTGTACTTCAACAATAGTAGAAACAGGTAGGGAATCGAGTTTcaaaaggagaaaactccttacaaccctcacaacaAGTATGCCACAGTTCCTTAGAAACAGGTGGTGGACGATGCCTTGAGTCGAAAGGTGGAGAGTTTGGGTagtttagcatatctaccagcatcagagaggccactagccatggatgtttaggccttggccaaccaaTTTTTTAGATTGCATGTTTCGGAGCCAAGTCGAGTTcttgcttgtgtggtttctcggtcttctctaTATGAttgtatcagagagcgtcagtatgacgacccccatttgcttgtccttaaggacacagttCAACACGGCGATTCAAAAGAGGTTTCTATCGGAGATAACGGTGTGTTGCGGATGCAGGGTTGGTTATATGTTCCCAAGATGGATGGgttgttgttgatacccaatttttccctcacatatttttaatacatatgtatactttcaaaatagtacatatgtagttataagcatgcatacgtagtttttataatttttctacaattttaaaagc contains:
- the LOC138885359 gene encoding uncharacterized protein encodes the protein MYSEDQEVEKRKFDIKVKPKMPFSWYSLKVEDNPKAKESKVKATTSTGQSKEPVEVVTSSQPPTAIPEPTSRPSISTPPNIPASSAYPLTAYRLNQTLSTEQWKTLKELSKYTKKLNKTWASKESVKEFRGEVEKMKTTDHLHLEVLLHDQPPAAQIEQVPENEIERAPKRRRMIPQVDDLEIELEETEGVASGQPQAPGTDDSGAQPQDPVLSKDPTQSKEPILPQDPMQTEDP